The genomic window ACCCGCTCCTTCGGGTCGAAGATGGTGAACTGATGGTAGGGGCCGACCGAATACGTCCCGTCGGCCAGGTCACGCGCCAGGTCGGCGAGGTTCTCGTCGAGCCGGGCGGCGAAGGCCGCGGCGTCGCGGCGGGCTCGCTTGCCGCGGGCCGCGCGGGCGAACGCCTCACGCAGATTGTCCCGGTCCCAAACCCGTTCCATCAGTCGGCCGGCCCGCTTCATGCGCCCCGTCCCCGTGGGCCTTCAGGCATTCGAGGAAGCGATCGCCATACTTCTGGATGCGGGCCTCGCCCACGCCGTCGATCCGCCCCAGGTCGGCCTTGCTCGCCGCCCCGCCCTGCACCATCGCCGCGAGTTGCTCGTTGGTGAAGATCACGTAGACCGGCACCGCCTCGGCCTTCGAGATCGCCTGCCTCAGCTCCCGGAGCTTGACGAACGCCGCGAACTGCTCGGGGGTCAACACCTCGCGGTAATCGACCTTGTTACGCCCCTCCCCCTGGGGCCGCGACGCCGAACTCGACGGCTGTGCCGACTCCAGGTAATCGACGCAGAAGCTCCAGAAGGATTCGGTGCCCAGGTCCACCCAGCGTCGATCCACGCTCAGGATCCGATGACCGCGCAGGAATCGGTTCAAGTCTTCCTCGGCCGCGTCGTCGCCGCGGACGCGGATCTGAAAGAATCGAAAAGCCATGAGAGAATGACACCAAATGCGTGCATGCAATCTTATCTGTCACCCACGGAAGACTCCGCTCCGCAACTCCTGGCCCTTCCGCTCCGGCTCGGTCGGTGGTCGGCTCCGCACGACCCCACTCCCGGCCTCCGCTCCAGGGCACATGCCCGCTTGACCGCTTGCCCCTACTCCTGGACTGCGGCCACGCGGAAACCGAGGGCGTTGCTCCGGTTGTCCGGCGTGTCCCTGAGGCGGTACGCCGGGCGGCAGAGCCACGGGTCGTAGCACCAGCTACCGCCCCGGATCACCCGGTACGGGGCCTCCGATGGTCCGGCAGGATCCGCATCCGGCGAAAATCTGTAGTAAACATCCGAATATCGATCCTGGCACCACTCCCATACATTCCCCTGCATATCGTACAGACCCCATCGGTTGGGCTTCTTCTGGCCGACGGGGTGCGTCTTCTTCTCCGAATTGCCGTCAAACCAGGCGTACTGTTCCAGGGCGGAATCGTCAC from Aquisphaera giovannonii includes these protein-coding regions:
- a CDS encoding HRDC domain-containing protein, with translation MAFRFFQIRVRGDDAAEEDLNRFLRGHRILSVDRRWVDLGTESFWSFCVDYLESAQPSSSASRPQGEGRNKVDYREVLTPEQFAAFVKLRELRQAISKAEAVPVYVIFTNEQLAAMVQGGAASKADLGRIDGVGEARIQKYGDRFLECLKAHGDGAHEAGRPTDGTGLGPGQSA